The following nucleotide sequence is from Drosophila simulans strain w501 chromosome 3L, Prin_Dsim_3.1, whole genome shotgun sequence.
attttaatgTGTTTATGAACATTTAGAATAGTAAGCGAAAATTGCTCCCTAAATTGCAGTGGGGTGGCTTAAAGTGCCGAGGGGGCGGAGGCGGGACAGCTGCATTCGTTTGCActgaaatgccataaaatggcaacaatttgcACACAGCTGTCGCCGGCGAGGGGTGTTCAAGTGGTTCGCATTGAGTCCGGGAATGGGTTTTATTTGCACCATTCTCTCCTTCCCTCCAGTCACTGGAAATATAACTTTTCACCTggaaaattgcttaaaaaaatgtatttaactgCAAATATTGAATATGTATTAATTCCAGACATCgctttaagttaattaaaagaaattcacATCTTTACTTTTGCACGCTTTCAGAGATATTAAATGAACTATGAATTTTTTCAGTGCCCTGTCGCTCAGTCagctgcaaattgtttgcagcCTGTCTACATAAATGTTGCATGtctacaaaatatttgggtTAAAACATTTGCACAGAGCCGGAAAAAAagagtatatatttgtatttgcatgATTGCACAGCATGGGAAGATCCAAAAGGGCATAGGGGTATATGGGACATGGGATACGGATGACATTGGATGGCGCATCAAGTGGCGCATCAAGTGCGGGTTCTGTTGGTCAAGGAGTGGCTGGAATCGGAGATGGAGTAGGACAAATTGGAATGGTTTGACTTCTCGGGAACCACGTAGGTGCTGTTCCTTCCAAATCGAATCGCCATCCTGCTCTCCGACTCCATCTCCTCCTCCCCTGGCACATTGATCCACACAGGTCGATGGGTAAATTTCTCGGATTGGGTTCTCTTCTCCGCGAGCCAGTGGACCCGATCCCCATCCTCGTCCAACTCGGTCCGCTCCCCTTCTGTTTCAACCAGGTCCACCTCGCGGTTGGACTTTCGCAGCACTGACCGACGATAAGATAGTCTTCGTCTTGGGGGAAGCTGCACCTTCGACTCTGGGGGAGATGGTGTCGGAGCTGGATGCAACACACCAGCACAGTCAGGGCCACCACGTTGGTTGCCCGGGCAAGTTAATCGCGTTCGATCACCCTCATCCTCCTCCAAACGGCCGAATTCGCAGTACAACTCATCCAACTTTCGCTGCAAACAATTGCGTAGATTGTTCTGCCGGCAGAGTatctcctccagctcccgAATCCTTTGACCCTGAGTCTTAATGACCTTTGTGAGCTCACGCCGCACCTGCTGCTCGCACTCGCAGCCGCATGGCGGTTGGGTGAAGTACTCCGCATGGGATTTCGGACAGCATTCTGGATAACAGCCGGGTTGGTCCTGTGGCAAGCCGGAAGGCTTCGAGCACTGCTCACATTTGCAGGGACACTCGTCTGTGGCATGGTGTC
It contains:
- the LOC6737930 gene encoding uncharacterized protein LOC6737930, with protein sequence MSGRRCVICGEEPPAKDAQGNEAYAYPKTEEEARIWQSSMAAKNCCLESIQNQCCVCVEHIPDFVKRAKKIGKRLRNLEREKEKRRHEKKDGEGCKCPDDGKPGRERPSVNVLLLNGASLPTYCGKGQSCVDLKPQPAEEGDSELKITKRLDSKESDTEIFVQESEFKDTGSNFPDIDGTEVTVLRTPMQEDEQLEEEMQALQEEEQEQDPSVRRRRNNCLPGCTDVLLLGRGHHATDECPCKCEQCSKPSGLPQDQPGCYPECCPKSHAEYFTQPPCGCECEQQVRRELTKVIKTQGQRIRELEEILCRQNNLRNCLQRKLDELYCEFGRLEEDEGDRTRLTCPGNQRGGPDCAGVLHPAPTPSPPESKVQLPPRRRLSYRRSVLRKSNREVDLVETEGERTELDEDGDRVHWLAEKRTQSEKFTHRPVWINVPGEEEMESESRMAIRFGRNSTYVVPEKSNHSNLSYSISDSSHSLTNRTRT